CTTTCCTTGCTTCTACAGAAAGCATTGAGCGGATGTTTCGGTGAATCTGCAGAGTCCAATATTTCTACTGCTTCTGTGCTTTCATTGCCAATCTACACTGACTTCTTTGGACACATTCTTAGTGGCTGCCATCCATATGGATTTTCTGCCTTCGCTATGGAGCATCCTTTGAGGATTAGGGTATTCTGTGCCGAGGTACATGCTGGAATGTGGCGGAAGAATGGGGATGCGGCCATGTTATCTTGTGAGTGGTACCGTTCTGTACGTTGGTAAGTAGATTTTTATGGAATACTTGTGATGAAACACACACCCTTAAAGCActcttaaataaatattagaaatgtCACATTATCTGATGGTGCTATGCAGGTCTGAACAAGGTTTGGAGCTTGATCTTTTTCTGTTACAGTGTGCTGCTGCTATGGCTCCAGCTGATccatatatatttagaattttagaaCGCTTTGGACTATCTAACTACCTTTCTCTGAATGTTGAGCGTTCAAGTGAGTATGAACCAAACTTAGTTCAAGAAATGCTTACTTTTATCATACAAATTGTCAAAGGAAGGCGATTTTGTGGCTTAACCAAAGCTGACAGCTTAAAACGAGAGTTGGTTTACAAGTTAGCCATTGGTGATTCGACTCATAGTCAATTAGTGAAATCTCTTCCTCGTGATCTCTCTAAGTTTGAGCAGCTTCAGGAAATATTGGATGCCATCGCCGTGTATTCTAATCCATCTGGCTTCAATCAGGGCACCTATTCATTACACTGGTCATTTTGGAGTGAGCTGGATTTGTATCATCCTCGTTGGAACTCTAGAGATTTACAAGTAGCAGAAGAAAGATATTTGCGCTTTCGTGGTGTGTCAGCTTTGACTAATCAGCTGCCAAGGTGGACCAAGATATATCCTCCTCTGAAGGGAGTAGCTAGAGTGGTTACTTGTAAAGCAGTCCTTCAAATTGTTCGTTCTGTTCTATTCTATGCAGTTTTCACCGACAAATCAATTGAATCACGTGCTCCTGATGATGTTCTTATAACTTCATTGCACTTGCTCTCATTAGGGTTGGAcacatgctttcaacacaggGACTCCGGAGATTTGTCCTGTTATGATGGAGAATCAATTCCCATGCTAGCTTTTGCTGGTGAAGAAATTGGCCAGGGATTAAAATATGGTGCTGGTGAACAAAGTTTGCTGTCACTTCTTGTCTTATTGATGAGAATGCATAAGAAGGAAAATTCAGAAAATTCATTGGATTCAGGCAGTTGCAATCTTTCCtctttaattgaaaatttgttGAAGAAGTTTGCCGAAATTGATTCTGGATGCATGACCAAACTGCAACAACTTACACCTGAAGTGGTCGGTTATCTTCCACAAACCTTTCCCACTGATGATACAAATGCCTCAAGGTCAGGTTCTGATGGAGAAAAGCGCAAGGCAAAAGCTCGAGAGCGACAGGCTGCAATATTGGCGAAAATGAGAGCTGATCAAGCTAAGTTTATGGCTAATATTGATACCGCTGCAGATGATGATTCTAAATCTGAACAAGAATGTAGTAACATGGATGTTGAAGATGAATCAGAAGAATCTGCACAAGTTGTATGCTCACTTTGTCATGATCCAAATTCCAAAAGTCCTGTATCGTACTTGATTCTTCTCCAGAAATCAAAGCTTATGAGTTTCGTTGATAGAGGTCCCCCATCTTGGGAGCGTCCTCACCGAGACAAGGAGCATGTGACTATGACCACAGATTGGAAGGCTGTTCAACCTGAAACGGGAAGTTTTTCAGCTGGTTCTGGATTATTTTCATCTTCTGAGTTGGCACAGTTGATTGAGAATGCAGTCACCGAATTTGCATATCATGGCCAACCTAGGGAAGTTGATgcttttcttgaatttttcaaGGGCCAATTACCTGCATTAACTCAAGTACCATGTGTATCAAATGATGGAAAGGAGAGGGACTTTTATTTCTTAGAGATATCAGAAGAAGATATGTACCTATTGATTCAAAGAGAAATGCAAGAGAACATGTCCTCATCACGTTTTGTGGATGACATGAAACTTTCAACTGCTGTAGGTAGTTCAAGTTCTGAGAGAAGGAAATTGGTTGAAACTATGTTTCTTGGAAAATATGTAGCAGCTGTTTCGAGTGAGATGGCAGAAAATCCTTCAGCTTCTGACAATGTACGTACTGACAAGTTGCCAAAAGAGTTTATGCATCTCCCAGCGTGCGATGGATTTGGCCCGACAGATTGTGATGGAATAGTTCTTTCCTCATGTGGGCATGCTGTGCATCAAGGGTGCCTTGATCGGTATTTACATTCATTAAAAGAAAGGTAACTTCTGATGGAACCTGACAGATcattattttgttgttattacTGCTAGCACATTATGAGGGTTGGGATTTTCACAACCTACATAGATTTACTTTTAAATGGTCTGGGTCCACCCTCTGTCTACTATGACTCTGGTAGAGCAATCACAAAATACAAAGAGAGCCTGGATTTACTTTTTGAAAAGAGAACCTATACCGAGTTTTTGAATTTTACTTTTTGTCATAAAATGATGGCGTTATCATTTATTAAGTACTCATGAAGATTGTTTTGGAGTAATTTTCTTCCTAAAATGATTTCTTGAAGCTAATGCTCTGCGaagtggtatttttttttttttttgggggggggggggtgtgTGGAAGGGAACTTGACGGATGCTACTTGTCTTTTTCTCTTCTAAATGTATAATGCTCTTGCCATCATAAAAATTAGAATGATGTCAGTTTTCACTGGCCTACAATCATTAAACGTCTCTTCAAATGATTTGAGTATTTTCTTTTCTACATATATATTCATGCAGATATCTCCGAAGAATTGTCTTTGAAGGAGGGCATATTGTAGACCCAGATCAGgtatttctcttttcttcttcttcttcttcttcttcttcttatgaaCAGAGATGGCTGTGACTATGTTTGTTCTCTTTATTTGTTTTCATTAGGGGGAGTTTCTCTGCCCAGTATGTCGTAGGCTTGCAAATTCCATTTTACCTGAATTGCCTGGCGAGTGCCAGAAGGTTTTGAAGCAGCCCCATAATCCAATTGCTGGTTCACCCGACGCTAGTTGCTCTTCAAGAAAAACGTGTGAAGATATGAGTTCGCTTCACCTTCAGCAAGGCTTGGCTCTTTTACACTCTGCAGCAAATGTAGCCTTTGGGCTTGAAACCCTCAAAGGTGTCCCCTTGGATAAGAATGAGAGAACAAGCCCAAATCTTGAACCTGTGACTCGTGTCCTCTCTAAAATGTTTTTATCAAATAGACAGGATAAGCTTGTTGGATCCTCTAGGATAAACCACTCAATGCTTATGTGGGACATTCTTAAGTACTCCCTTCAATCAATGGAAATTGCTGCCCGATGTGGAAGGACATATACAACTCCAACATATGACCTCAATGTCCTGTATAAAGAACTTGAGTCTTCCAGTGGATTTATATTATCCTTATTGCTAAAAGTTGTTCAAAGCACGCAGAGTAAGAATTCTCTTCATGTACTTCAGAGATATCGGGGGATTCAAAGCTTTGCAGATTCTATTTGCTCTGTAGTTTCCTTGGATCATAATAATGCAAATGAACCAGGTACCTTTGATAGATGGTCTTGCATTTTGCTTTCTTCAAGTTTTTCTTGTCACCTTTGCTTCCCCAGTGTTTTTTCTCTCTCCCTGTTTCCTCTTGTGgtgctctctttctttcttcctcatttatttatatatatatatatttatatatatagacacaGACACACTATTGCATATTAGTGTCACACGTCCTAGCTGAGCTCTTAACGCTGTTCTTTGCAGGCTGTATGCTACATATCTTCAATAATATTGATACGGGTGTATCTGTTTCTGATATTCAATTTTGGAGTCGAGCTTCTGATCCTATTGTTGCCCGTGATCCCTTTTCATCATTGATGTGGGTACTTTTTTGTCTTCCACGCCCTTTCCTAGCATGTGAGGACTCCCTTTTACATCTCATACATGTCTTCTATGCAGTCACTGTAGTTCAGGTATACACTCTTATTGCTagcttatttttaatttgatgatgatgatgatatgtCTAGTGAGTATCCTCTGATGTAATGTGTTGATTTCAGGCTATAATTACGTACTGTGGGAAACATCAATCCAACACAAGTGAATTAGGTGTTGATGATTGCTTGATTACAGACATATTGAAACTCTTGGGAGAATCTGAATGTGTGCAGGATTATTTTGTTTCAAACTATATTGGTAAATCTGATAATATAAGGATTGTAATTAGGAGCTTGAGTTTCCCATATTTGCGGAGGTGTGCATTGCTTTGGAAACTACTAACCTCCTCGTTCCGAGCACCATTCTACGATAGGGATAACACTCTGGATAGATCACAATTTATCAATGACTTGATGGAAAACACTGTCGGTGGCCACATGGAGTTTAATGAAATTGAAAGGCTGGAAAATATGTTTAAGATCCCCCAATTGGATTTGATTCTTAAGGATGAACTGCTACGCTCCCTTTCTTTGAAATGGTTCCAACATTTTCACATGGAGTTTAAACTCTGTAGATTTCAGAAAAACATGCATTGCAACCCTGCAGTACCATTTCAGTTGATGCATTTGCCACGAGTATACCATGATCTACTGCAGAGgttatttctatgtattctttCACATTTTGTTTGCTAGAAATTATATTGCAATTTAATCCTCATACGCATAACGTGTTTTATCAGGTGCATAAAACAGCCTTGTCCTGCCTGCAATTCTGTTCTTGAGGATCCTGCATTGTGCCTGTTTTGTGGTAGATTATGCTCTCCCAATTGGAAGTCCTGTTGCAGGTTTGTTTTCTATCTATTcttttgttctcttctcttttttctctcaaaaatatTAACAATAAAAATTTGCGTACTTCTCATGGACAATATTTTTATCCTTGTATCAC
This region of Cannabis sativa cultivar Pink pepper isolate KNU-18-1 chromosome 7, ASM2916894v1, whole genome shotgun sequence genomic DNA includes:
- the LOC115697438 gene encoding E3 ubiquitin-protein ligase PRT6 produces the protein MDIDASPPSLPSHNNRPRDRIVRRLIPLGVPVELLDQYQRGLVAFVKDDKSRIPELVSAILPTDEEVAEFIRESKPGFRKQLAGPTMKSIFRESLGWLQWLMFEGEPASALRKLAQLSVGQRGVCGSIWGHNDIAYRCKTCEHDPTCAICVPCFQNGNHEDHDYSVIYTGGGCCDCGDVTAWKREGFCSKHKGAEQIQPLPEEYANSVGPVLDALLFCWEKRLLNAETTCKENPRLNERVTERKKVATELTFVIVEMLLEFCKQSESLLSFISKKVFSSAGLLEILVRAERFVSEVVVKDLHELLLKLLGEPYFKYEFAKVFLGYYPTVVSAVIKESSDAVLKKFPLLPTFSVQIFTVPTLTPRLVKEMNLLTILLDCLGDIFHSCAGDDGRLQINKWGNLHEITLRVVEDIRFVMSHSGVPSYVTRDQPDITSTWMRLLNYVQGMNPQKRETGVHIEEENEHMHLPFVLGHSIANIHCLLVDGAFSISSSTETDDEIISETNKLDTDDGDSLRHSKVGRMSQESSACSASGRCTSSMSSPMLVENKLDSASSLLVPPSVTWLTHECLRAIDNWLAVDNTSALGVWSPSSSNITSSNFSALKRTLSKIRKGRYIFGRLSSSIEDHGGQFSPHAQSGSRIVQNGKSIGMESRLTITGESGSANSCTRPSFDDTIVEGDGAMDLDALRVLSLSDWPDIVYDVSSQDVSVHIPLHRFLSLLLQKALSGCFGESAESNISTASVLSLPIYTDFFGHILSGCHPYGFSAFAMEHPLRIRVFCAEVHAGMWRKNGDAAMLSCEWYRSVRWSEQGLELDLFLLQCAAAMAPADPYIFRILERFGLSNYLSLNVERSSEYEPNLVQEMLTFIIQIVKGRRFCGLTKADSLKRELVYKLAIGDSTHSQLVKSLPRDLSKFEQLQEILDAIAVYSNPSGFNQGTYSLHWSFWSELDLYHPRWNSRDLQVAEERYLRFRGVSALTNQLPRWTKIYPPLKGVARVVTCKAVLQIVRSVLFYAVFTDKSIESRAPDDVLITSLHLLSLGLDTCFQHRDSGDLSCYDGESIPMLAFAGEEIGQGLKYGAGEQSLLSLLVLLMRMHKKENSENSLDSGSCNLSSLIENLLKKFAEIDSGCMTKLQQLTPEVVGYLPQTFPTDDTNASRSGSDGEKRKAKARERQAAILAKMRADQAKFMANIDTAADDDSKSEQECSNMDVEDESEESAQVVCSLCHDPNSKSPVSYLILLQKSKLMSFVDRGPPSWERPHRDKEHVTMTTDWKAVQPETGSFSAGSGLFSSSELAQLIENAVTEFAYHGQPREVDAFLEFFKGQLPALTQVPCVSNDGKERDFYFLEISEEDMYLLIQREMQENMSSSRFVDDMKLSTAVGSSSSERRKLVETMFLGKYVAAVSSEMAENPSASDNVRTDKLPKEFMHLPACDGFGPTDCDGIVLSSCGHAVHQGCLDRYLHSLKERYLRRIVFEGGHIVDPDQGEFLCPVCRRLANSILPELPGECQKVLKQPHNPIAGSPDASCSSRKTCEDMSSLHLQQGLALLHSAANVAFGLETLKGVPLDKNERTSPNLEPVTRVLSKMFLSNRQDKLVGSSRINHSMLMWDILKYSLQSMEIAARCGRTYTTPTYDLNVLYKELESSSGFILSLLLKVVQSTQSKNSLHVLQRYRGIQSFADSICSVVSLDHNNANEPGCMLHIFNNIDTGVSVSDIQFWSRASDPIVARDPFSSLMWVLFCLPRPFLACEDSLLHLIHVFYAVTVVQAIITYCGKHQSNTSELGVDDCLITDILKLLGESECVQDYFVSNYIGKSDNIRIVIRSLSFPYLRRCALLWKLLTSSFRAPFYDRDNTLDRSQFINDLMENTVGGHMEFNEIERLENMFKIPQLDLILKDELLRSLSLKWFQHFHMEFKLCRFQKNMHCNPAVPFQLMHLPRVYHDLLQRCIKQPCPACNSVLEDPALCLFCGRLCSPNWKSCCRESGCQTHAMGCGAGTGIFLLIKRTTILLQRSARQAPWPSLYLDAFGEEDMEMSRGKPLYLNEERYAALTYMVASHGLDRSSRVLGQTTIGSFFTV